The nucleotide window ATTCCCACTGCTTTTACGCCCATTACCTACATTAATACAAATGATTATTAATATCAAGAATTAAAATGAAAGTTCCTAATCATTACAACCTTCAAATATGATAGACAGACCGTAAGAGAGCCCATGAGAGAGCAAATTCCAACATAAACAACCATATGGGTTTGCCCATAGCGTGGTACATATCGGAAAATGAGTACAGCAACAGCAATTAGTACTAGGCCAGTGTAGACGAGAAAACCTGCTAAAAAAAATATCAGTTTCATGTAACTAAAAAGATTTGATGAAATTTTAATTGAGTATAAGATGTCCAAGAAATTGCTTGTTCTTTTATTGTTATTAAAAGCATAAGGTAACAAATCCAGTATTTTCAATCTTcctcaaaaaataaatatgttttGCTTTCTTAACCAGAAAAGAGATGAACATAAGTTTCCAAATCATGGCCCTTGTGAATTGGATTGGTATACATGGTACATGAAACTCCACATACTTATGCCTATACCTTGAATGGCATCTAAATCCACAGACTTCATTCATTTTCTCACAATAAGATCATTGCAAAGCTCTTTAATTGGCATGGTTTATAGTTTCAATCTGCACCAAATGATGGCATCCACTGTTTTCACATGCCAATGAAATCAAGTAAAGAGTATTCATTTAATGTGCCATCTGCAGTTTTCAGCATGATCTCCATCTGGTTAAATGAATCTGAAAATGTTCAAACAGATCTGCTAACAAAAAATAACTCTCGCAGAATCTATTACTTCTTTGCTTAAGAAGTAAAATCTTGAATAGAACGTAAACTTGGATTAGCTTCATGGTTCCGTTACGCAGACCATCATCATAGAGTATGAGCAATAAGCATGCAatatttcttcctttttcttaaaTTTCCTTCTTTTCATGTCCTTAaaagaaaattaagaataaatttgAAAGTACTGAAAGAAAATGACTGCAATATAACTTCCAAAATACCTGGCTCCGTAGCAAGGTGCCACACTTCCTTAACTGATTCCATAGCTCTTTCCTGTGGAGCATGCAAAACAATACTTGTAGAGCCCACCACACAAAGAACACAGCCAAGCACACCAAAGATATGCAATTTCTCCTTCAGAATAAAATGGGCAAGCACGGCACTGCAGAATAATATTTTAATCAGAAAAGTACACACCATTCATCCATACACATGCAACTTAATATTGCTCTACCTACTGAATCACACATAAATACACGTAACTATAAAAAACACATATAACTGAACTGCCGTAAATACAATATATGAAACAGGAAAAGGTAAAAACATCTCTTGATTGTACTAATGCAACAGAAAGATACATCATACCTGAAAATAATACTCAAAGCTCCCAAGGGTGTGACAAGAATTGCAGGTGCAAATGCATAAGCTGCAAAATTAGCTGCTTCCCCAACAATCACTACAAAAATACATATcagcattaaaaaaaataaaaaagttgttAGACTGATCAGCAGATAATAATCCCTAATTAAATGATTCTATCAACAAGTAAAACAGTGCATCTTCTTAAAAAAAGTGTTTCATGGCTTTACTATGTCTCCATCTCAACCTCTCAATAACCCAGAATAGAATGCAGAGAAATTCAGAAAACAAGATGTTCGGGAGAACAGTAAATTTTGAGATCAAAATTGTTCAAAGTGGCCTAACTTGGATGAACTTAATCTagatcaactcaactcaactcaactaagcctttatccaaaaaatttggagtcgaccatatggattcgctttttccactgtAAACGATTTTGGGTGTGAGCATATGTCTAGATTAAGTTAGGCCACTTTGAACTTAATATAGatcaatatttataaaattagtcCTTAAGCTCAGTTGCATTCTTCATTGCATAGACATTTGGATTTGAATTgaatcataaaattttaaaacacaaTCTTTTAGTTATCACAAGTTTACTATTGCTCAATGGTATGTGTCTGAGTGAGTGTGAGCATATGTCTAGATATTTCCACAACGTTTATAGAGGCACAAATTGAAAGTACTGTTGAACTTACTAGATATCATCCCAGCCCACCACCATGGTTCATACAAGTATGAATGCCCTCCCATGCCTGATGACATATAATTAACCACAAATCCGaatacttaaaaaataataacaaaattcAGCAGCAATCAATGCTTAAATGCAATAGCTGTACTAATTTTCATACTATTATTAGAGTGCATGTACAAGGATCAAATTTTTGACAAACCTTCATTCCCATGCATATGGCTATTATACATTTTTACATGTGTGGGTTTttgtataaaaaaaagaaaaaaaagtgaaGTAATACAAACGAATTGAACCTGCTCTAGTTCCAGTTGCCCCAGCCTTTTTGAGACCTTTCTTTTTTACAATAAAGCTAGAACCAATAAAAATGCTCGACGAAATGGCCAAAACAAGTCCATGAAAATTGTCAGATGATACccccattgatgaaacacaatatCCGAAATTTGCAGGGCCAAGATCTCCAATCCCAATTCCTACACCCATAAAATCCAACATTGTAACAAAATTGCAGTCAAAATGCTATCCGAGCCTTGTTACCCTGTGAACATTCTAATCTTCATATTGGATTACACAACATAAAACATACTCATACGTGTAACAAAATCTCACCAACCCCATGTTAGAAAACAATAAAGACACCCACCTTCTCTTGGCACACTGCAAAATGGGAATGGGGCTAAAAACCCACTTCCATGATGCCAAGAAATGGATGGTTTGATGGTGATCTTTGGGAAGGAAAGATGAATAAGGTAATGGGTTTGGGGTCTTTCTCTCTAGAAATGgaaagggagaaaaaaaaaaagttcagaaATAAAAGACTGTTAAGAGTTGTATCTGTGTGAAGAAGGGATTGAATAAGCAACGGTAAGTACAATGGAAACGAATCCATATAAACGAATCCACAAATCCCGCGTTCTCCTCCATACAATAAATTAGCTGTTAATTAGATGACATGTGCTCTTCTtactaattagattttcttgtttcAAAAAACAAATTTCTTTTTGTTTGTTATGGTCAaaccaatattttaattttattttatgctaatttttttataaataacaaTTACTCTCAACAattaatcattagttaaaataaaaaataaaatatttaattaaaattttttaaattatttctgACTtgtgaaatttataaaatatttactaTACCCTaaaagaattacatcaaaatacaATTTTTCGATTTAATTCAGAATTGTAAAAAGTAGTAAACACCTTATTAACGGTCTTCCTTAACTTTTTTATCATAAACTTATTTTattatgattttttaatttaattcaaaatccCAAAAGCCATAAAAGCCCTACTAACAGTCCCCCCCCTTAACCGACCTCAACAAACCCCTTTACCCCAGGACCCAATTTTCTCAAATATAGTATGTTATTGTTTGTTTTCATTTTCTCTATTTCATCGATATGAATTTCTCTCTTATGCAAAATTTAGAGCCATGAAGTAATCAAATACAATGCCTACTTAGTTGTGAGTCCAGCCACTTTGCAATACCATTTGACTCTGGTAACAACGCGTAGGCATGCTTCCAATTTAGTTGGGAAATCAGGAAATAGACTCATCAAATAAACTGACCTTATATAATGAAGTAAGCTTTAGATAATTATTTCACTAAATTGACCTTGTATTGATCCTTCAACCAATCAAACAAAGTCATTAATCTCACAGACCAGAGTAAATtacaattaagtttttttttttttttctggtaaACTAAAGAAAGAGCTACAAACCACAACTACACAGCACAAGCTCGAGAATGAACAACACCAACACTATCATGAGAAAGCCACTTCAGCGAACCCGAGGGAGGAGACCTGAATCCGTGCACACCCATTGGCAAAGAGTGAGCTTCCTTAGCCATCCAATCAGCACTAAAATTAGATTCTCTGTAAATATGGGAAACTCTCACCAACCACTCTCTATCCAACATCTCATGAATCTGATGCAGCAGAGAACGAATACTAACCGGAGgttttttaattttcagcacaaaATGAACAACGCTCAAATTATCGCAATCAACTAGCAATCTCCGAATAACTAAGTCCGAAGCTAACCTTAAACCTACCAATACAGCCAAGGTTTCAGCCACGTTTATATGACACTTACCCAAATTCATCATGAAACCCCCAACCTAATTACTATTGTCATCTCTAATTACGCCACCACCAGAAGCATATCCAGATTCACATAAAAACGCACCATCCGAATTCAGCTTAAACCACGAATTAGGCTGTTGAATCCAACCTCTCTAACTATCCACAGTGCTACGCTTACCCTCGTCAAGACAACCAATAATTCCCTGGGCATTCGAAAACACCAAGGCCTTGTGTAAAATGAACTGCAACAACTCTTCAACAGTACTGTGGTTACCTCCAAACGCCACTCTATTTCACTGTTAATAAATCAGTGCATATATAAActccattaattattttttaatatcttgtttcaataataaaataattcatatacctaaattttatatttaagtaattattttttttatatttaaataattatataattttaaaaaatattatcttttatatttataattatttaaatataaaataataaaaaaaatataaaatttaaatatataaacatattgttaataaaatagaatttcaaatactaaattattttaaattaaaaaacaattAATCACAAGAACTAATTTATtaacataatttaaatttaaaaattaaataattactaaaaataaataaaaattaatttataaattttattatatcttaaaaacttaattataatttatcccaTTTTTAATTGCAAATAGATTAGAAAGACTACTATGTAGTTTTTAGCAAATCAAGGGACTAACTTGTCATTTGgccttatttattttattattattattattttatctatatgctTCAATGCCCTAATGCCCGTTCTGCTGCTATTTTTCTCTGTTCAATTCCTTATTTTTCCAAACTCGAGTGCTCAGAAATCCTCCAACTTTTCCCCCTAATCAAACAGGATTGAGCAGGTTTCGACTATTCTAGTGCCGCCTTCCCTATTTTTGACCCAGTTGTGCTCGATTTGTTCGTTTGAAAACTCAACGAGGTTTTGAGCGGATGAATCCGTCGGGGTTTTAGGTTGTTAAGCTTCATTCTCTGCCTCAAAGCTTTTGGGGTTTAATTAACAATGACCGATCGCATCAACAATAACAACGCTGCTGTTAAGCCGATATGGATGAAGCAAGCCGAGGAGGCCAAGCTCAAGAGCGAGGCCGAGAAAGCTGCCGCTGCAAAAGCCGCATTCGAGGCTACGTTCAAAGCCGTGACCAACAATCCTGATAAACCTTCAGATTCTGATTCAGAAGGAGAAGCAGAGGAGGACTTGGCCGATAAACCTGTGGGCCCTGTGGATCCTGCCAA belongs to Hevea brasiliensis isolate MT/VB/25A 57/8 chromosome 4, ASM3005281v1, whole genome shotgun sequence and includes:
- the LOC110648872 gene encoding probable magnesium transporter NIPA2 isoform X1, with the protein product MIVLVLFILELVLCSCGIGIGDLGPANFGYCVSSMGVSSDNFHGLVLAISSSIFIGSSFIVKKKGLKKAGATGTRAGMGGHSYLYEPWWWAGMISMIVGEAANFAAYAFAPAILVTPLGALSIIFSAVLAHFILKEKLHIFGVLGCVLCVVGSTSIVLHAPQERAMESVKEVWHLATEPGFLVYTGLVLIAVAVLIFRYVPRYGQTHMVVYVGICSLMGSLTVMGVKAVGIALKLTFSGLNQFIYFQTWLFTIIVVFCCLLQVNYLNKALDTFNTAVISPVYYVMFTTFTILASMIMFKEWDSQEASQIVTELCGFVTILSGTFLLHRTKDMGGRPSPSGEAPVFTNTNSSSGESPAFTNTNSHVGMNSEQQHIS
- the LOC110648872 gene encoding probable magnesium transporter NIPA2 isoform X3, whose product is MGVSSDNFHGLVLAISSSIFIGSSFIVKKKGLKKAGATGTRAGMGGHSYLYEPWWWAGMISMIVGEAANFAAYAFAPAILVTPLGALSIIFSAVLAHFILKEKLHIFGVLGCVLCVVGSTSIVLHAPQERAMESVKEVWHLATEPGFLVYTGLVLIAVAVLIFRYVPRYGQTHMVVYVGICSLMGSLTVMGVKAVGIALKLTFSGLNQFIYFQTWLFTIIVVFCCLLQVNYLNKALDTFNTAVISPVYYVMFTTFTILASMIMFKEWDSQEASQIVTELCGFVTILSGTFLLHRTKDMGGRPSPSGEAPVFTNTNSSSGESPAFTNTNSHVGMNSEQQHIS
- the LOC110648872 gene encoding probable magnesium transporter NIPA1 isoform X2; the protein is MIVLVLFILELVLCSCGIGIGDLGPANFGYCVSSMGVSSDNFHGLVLAISSSIFIGSSFIVKKKGLKKAGATGTRAVIVGEAANFAAYAFAPAILVTPLGALSIIFSAVLAHFILKEKLHIFGVLGCVLCVVGSTSIVLHAPQERAMESVKEVWHLATEPGFLVYTGLVLIAVAVLIFRYVPRYGQTHMVVYVGICSLMGSLTVMGVKAVGIALKLTFSGLNQFIYFQTWLFTIIVVFCCLLQVNYLNKALDTFNTAVISPVYYVMFTTFTILASMIMFKEWDSQEASQIVTELCGFVTILSGTFLLHRTKDMGGRPSPSGEAPVFTNTNSSSGESPAFTNTNSHVGMNSEQQHIS